A single region of the Halobacterium wangiae genome encodes:
- a CDS encoding DUF6884 domain-containing protein: protein MADIGLVSCVKTKRSEPAIPKDLYTSDYFRKMRAYAERFHDDWWILSAEHGLLNPDGAQIEPYEETLTGASVAKKREWSNRVAEQLTEAGLLSEDTTLVLHAGKNYYEELLPLIKDSGVAVEIPTEGLYIGEKKAWYKERL, encoded by the coding sequence ATGGCTGATATTGGCCTCGTCAGTTGTGTGAAGACGAAACGAAGTGAGCCGGCCATACCTAAGGACCTCTATACCTCCGATTACTTCCGTAAAATGCGAGCGTATGCCGAAAGATTCCACGATGACTGGTGGATACTTTCGGCGGAACACGGCCTTCTGAATCCGGATGGGGCACAAATAGAGCCCTATGAAGAGACACTCACGGGCGCATCAGTGGCAAAGAAACGTGAGTGGAGCAACCGTGTAGCCGAGCAATTAACCGAAGCTGGATTACTATCCGAAGATACTACTCTTGTCCTTCACGCCGGGAAGAATTACTACGAAGAGTTGCTACCTCTCATCAAGGACTCAGGAGTCGCAGTTGAGATCCCTACAGAGGGACTATACATTGGGGAGAAGAAAGCCTGGTACAAGGAGCGACTCTGA
- a CDS encoding McrB family protein: MMTGSYFIHTNRQHGHIIDFGRLFEDVSVAATFDDRSDYGEQLQPLSEGDRVLMYDQPSGTYIGVGTISKPWSGDGVTDPEKKVAPEDDVEEFHVGVDWEHWRHPNNGYNRAKVNRILEYPEAHAPRQSVMPISNPDEQAINRVYGIISDGSELPTVLTNEQQEVLEEWREVAVNHTAGEEFDFEKHDRTKDIRERASTFIDDPTPERFKLMWDRMHAAIQRGNAENILSKWDSSIDDLADLIKEIRDTDHYDDRWESKLGGKTTVRELFGNFHIEEYPIINAATESGLAFFGYEQPGSYAEGVEEFEDFLQTYEQVVGHATAKADHELKVPIHLEVDQLFNVIDKVDESSIRNESSDAAIRLYRTVLDAKTDTGTDGGESATTLKELAGTDANPFWVNQGNQDEIRDEYLRAKVDNTWHHDLERVVEGDVIFHNFDDELLGYSIATGAHETYSFHNQEYQRSDVDFHWFDEPLPVDTELKEMLGQEKYRTEEYYPINSNDHLAQAYLADLSESAANFLLSRVDVDPGQDTSTDTVELPAKPDSSAEIERQLIQNKQVVFYGPPGTGKTFDATRFAKRWVHEKTKGKPEANQIRSVTFHPSFSYEDFIEGLTANATTSGNVTYDIEDGVLKEIVEDATDALEATPTGERPPPFILIIDEINRGNLAQILGEIITLLEADKRGSYKVDLAHSGDPFTLPSNLYIIGTMNTADQSISLVDTALRRRFRFIDFSPNLDVVFEQSDTIDASADPEELLKAPQGTISDRDRLLAASVLAVDELNERILDAPQLGKGKQLGHTYLLEHESRAAVVDAWRFDILPQLEEYYFGQFNRLRENLLHGTGETLVEWDTERIQPFTADDLYRALCTLSGIENPVGLSGYEHELTGGPSADSDDDAWGKGERTPEAFRERILSTLDPANAEKLGQLIDVGDEIARLDPGDGDYASLMVKAEEVNPSVGIVQIEQDGTIGFRWDWLLSNDDSEVSPAFVDEAAPVFESVTGYQHERNPADGEDGDFESPELVVQDLSQADVDDLIEGLREFVDRAREHQHD; the protein is encoded by the coding sequence ATGATGACCGGGTCTTACTTCATTCATACTAATCGACAACATGGCCATATAATTGATTTCGGTCGATTATTCGAGGATGTCAGCGTGGCCGCAACGTTTGACGATAGGTCGGACTACGGTGAACAGCTTCAGCCCTTGAGCGAGGGTGATCGGGTCCTGATGTACGATCAACCATCAGGCACCTACATTGGCGTTGGGACTATTTCGAAGCCGTGGAGTGGAGACGGTGTCACCGATCCTGAAAAGAAGGTGGCCCCAGAGGACGATGTTGAAGAGTTCCACGTTGGCGTCGATTGGGAGCATTGGCGTCACCCCAACAATGGCTACAATCGGGCGAAAGTCAACCGCATCCTAGAATATCCCGAGGCGCATGCACCTCGACAGTCAGTAATGCCGATTAGTAACCCCGACGAACAGGCGATTAACCGGGTGTACGGCATTATTAGCGATGGTAGTGAGTTACCCACGGTGTTGACTAACGAACAGCAGGAGGTTCTCGAAGAGTGGCGGGAAGTCGCGGTTAACCACACCGCTGGCGAGGAGTTTGATTTCGAGAAGCACGACCGGACGAAAGATATTCGAGAGCGAGCAAGCACTTTCATCGACGACCCCACACCGGAACGATTCAAGTTGATGTGGGACCGGATGCATGCCGCCATCCAACGTGGTAATGCCGAGAACATACTGTCCAAGTGGGACAGTTCGATTGATGATCTTGCAGACCTCATCAAAGAAATTCGCGATACTGACCACTACGACGATCGGTGGGAGTCCAAACTGGGTGGGAAGACGACGGTTCGGGAGCTCTTCGGAAACTTTCACATCGAGGAGTATCCGATTATCAACGCCGCGACCGAGAGCGGACTAGCCTTCTTTGGCTACGAACAACCAGGTTCCTACGCAGAAGGCGTCGAGGAGTTCGAAGATTTCCTTCAAACGTACGAGCAAGTAGTTGGTCATGCGACAGCCAAAGCCGATCATGAACTGAAAGTGCCGATCCATCTCGAGGTAGACCAACTCTTCAACGTCATCGACAAGGTTGACGAGTCGAGTATCAGGAACGAATCGTCTGATGCTGCAATCCGCCTCTACCGGACAGTCCTCGACGCCAAGACCGACACCGGTACTGATGGTGGCGAATCAGCAACGACGTTAAAGGAACTCGCTGGAACGGATGCCAACCCGTTCTGGGTCAATCAAGGCAACCAAGATGAAATCCGAGATGAATATCTGCGAGCCAAGGTCGACAACACCTGGCACCATGACCTCGAGCGAGTAGTAGAAGGAGATGTCATCTTCCATAATTTCGATGATGAACTACTCGGCTACTCAATCGCTACGGGAGCTCACGAAACCTACTCATTCCACAACCAAGAGTACCAACGAAGCGACGTTGACTTCCACTGGTTCGACGAGCCACTGCCGGTCGACACCGAGCTGAAGGAAATGCTCGGCCAAGAAAAGTACCGAACAGAGGAATACTACCCGATAAATTCGAACGACCACCTCGCACAAGCATATCTTGCAGATCTATCGGAGTCAGCCGCGAACTTCCTCCTCAGCAGAGTCGATGTCGATCCAGGTCAGGATACATCGACCGATACCGTTGAACTCCCGGCCAAACCGGATAGTTCTGCAGAGATTGAACGCCAACTCATCCAGAACAAACAGGTGGTGTTCTATGGGCCTCCCGGAACCGGGAAGACCTTCGATGCGACGCGCTTCGCGAAACGGTGGGTTCACGAGAAAACTAAAGGTAAGCCCGAAGCGAACCAGATCAGGTCGGTCACGTTCCATCCCTCCTTCTCCTACGAGGACTTCATCGAGGGACTGACCGCCAACGCGACGACGTCAGGAAATGTTACATACGACATCGAAGACGGCGTGTTGAAAGAAATCGTCGAGGACGCGACCGATGCTTTGGAGGCAACGCCAACGGGTGAGCGTCCACCACCGTTCATTCTAATTATCGACGAGATCAACCGTGGGAATCTCGCCCAGATCCTCGGGGAAATCATCACCCTCCTCGAGGCGGACAAACGAGGGAGCTACAAGGTCGATCTTGCTCATTCTGGCGATCCGTTCACACTTCCCTCGAACCTATACATTATCGGAACGATGAATACTGCCGACCAGTCGATCTCGCTGGTCGATACCGCCCTCCGCCGCCGATTCCGGTTCATTGACTTTTCACCGAACCTCGACGTCGTCTTCGAACAATCCGACACTATCGACGCCAGTGCCGATCCTGAAGAATTGCTCAAAGCACCGCAGGGAACTATCTCTGACCGGGACCGCCTCCTTGCAGCGAGTGTGCTGGCGGTGGACGAGCTAAACGAGCGTATTCTGGATGCACCACAGCTCGGGAAGGGCAAACAGCTCGGCCACACATATCTCCTTGAACACGAGTCGCGGGCCGCAGTCGTCGACGCGTGGCGCTTCGACATTCTTCCCCAACTGGAGGAATACTACTTCGGGCAGTTCAATCGGCTGCGAGAGAACCTCCTCCACGGAACTGGCGAGACACTAGTCGAGTGGGATACTGAGCGTATTCAGCCATTCACTGCTGACGACCTCTATAGAGCGCTTTGTACGCTCAGTGGCATCGAGAACCCGGTTGGACTCTCCGGGTACGAGCATGAATTAACTGGAGGGCCGAGTGCTGACTCCGACGACGACGCATGGGGGAAGGGGGAACGAACACCTGAGGCGTTTCGTGAGCGGATTTTGTCAACACTTGATCCGGCGAACGCTGAAAAACTCGGTCAACTCATCGATGTCGGTGACGAGATCGCCCGGCTTGATCCCGGCGATGGTGACTACGCGAGTCTGATGGTGAAAGCGGAGGAAGTGAATCCTTCCGTCGGGATAGTCCAGATTGAGCAAGACGGAACGATTGGCTTCCGGTGGGACTGGCTCCTCTCGAACGACGACAGCGAGGTCTCGCCGGCGTTCGTCGACGAGGCTGCACCGGTCTTCGAGTCGGTTACTGGCTATCAACACGAGAGGAACCCAGCGGATGGGGAAGATGGTGACTTCGAAAGTCCTGAACTCGTTGTCCAAGATCTTTCCCAAGCAGATGTCGACGACCTCATCGAGGGTCTTCGTGAGTTCGTTGATCGGGCACGCGAACACCAGCATGACTGA
- a CDS encoding McrC family protein — protein MTELLPLGGLGPRIDEAAGTETEPPSEPISLGEHETTESFPVSEADAEFLESMEQRFGAAPLGVSFGSDGQVTLSSDSFVGVLTLPSGVRVEVTPKRTVTRLLWALQYAFDTPVDSTDLETDFTSASSFFDAIGILFRTELRSVLSQGLHRDYVPTSSVEERVKGRIDVQRQLQRPSPVTTDFAVNYEAFTEDNDLNQAVLAALRVLIKLVGDDGLTSQLRAQERQLREFVSVASVQPAAVRRIELSRLNNHYAALLELVTLVLEREFFEDIRAGNQRSLALFVNMNTVFERIIERAFRSVARDRRDLRVYGQAAIPDLVDGPHAVSMQPDVLVRTTDERPVFVADAKWKTNPHSPSSRDVYQLTSYILSLEVPGVLVYPGGRVGIPPSTVGGYSLHSFAVATDSDASSYDDYVQALEGSVEELFEQFLVGGSGTALR, from the coding sequence ATGACTGAGCTCCTCCCACTCGGTGGGCTTGGTCCACGTATCGACGAGGCCGCAGGCACCGAGACTGAGCCTCCATCCGAGCCAATCTCGCTTGGGGAACATGAGACGACAGAGTCTTTCCCGGTCTCAGAGGCCGACGCCGAGTTTCTGGAGAGCATGGAGCAGCGGTTCGGGGCCGCGCCACTCGGGGTGTCCTTCGGGAGCGACGGACAGGTAACTCTATCTAGTGACTCGTTCGTGGGGGTGCTCACGCTCCCGAGTGGGGTTCGCGTTGAAGTCACCCCGAAACGGACGGTTACCCGATTACTGTGGGCGCTCCAGTATGCGTTCGACACGCCGGTTGATTCGACTGACCTGGAGACTGACTTCACGAGCGCATCGTCGTTTTTCGACGCGATTGGCATCCTATTTCGGACTGAACTCCGCTCGGTGTTGTCCCAGGGCCTCCACCGGGATTATGTCCCCACGAGCAGTGTTGAGGAACGCGTAAAGGGTCGCATCGACGTCCAGCGACAACTCCAGCGCCCCTCACCCGTCACGACCGACTTCGCAGTCAATTACGAGGCGTTTACGGAAGATAACGACCTGAATCAGGCAGTATTAGCGGCACTTCGAGTGCTCATCAAGCTCGTGGGCGATGATGGCCTTACAAGCCAACTCCGGGCACAGGAGCGACAACTCCGGGAGTTCGTTAGCGTGGCGTCAGTCCAGCCCGCGGCCGTTCGTCGTATTGAACTCTCGCGGCTGAACAACCACTATGCGGCACTCCTCGAACTGGTGACGCTGGTGTTAGAGCGTGAGTTCTTCGAGGATATTCGTGCTGGAAACCAGCGCTCTCTGGCGTTGTTCGTGAATATGAACACTGTCTTTGAACGGATTATTGAACGAGCCTTTCGATCGGTCGCACGAGACCGAAGGGATCTTCGTGTCTACGGTCAGGCCGCGATTCCAGATCTTGTCGACGGGCCACATGCTGTTTCGATGCAGCCGGACGTGCTCGTCCGAACAACGGACGAGCGGCCGGTATTCGTCGCTGATGCGAAGTGGAAAACGAACCCGCACTCGCCGTCGTCCAGAGACGTGTACCAACTGACGTCCTACATTCTCTCCCTCGAAGTTCCTGGCGTACTCGTCTACCCCGGTGGACGAGTGGGAATACCCCCCTCCACAGTCGGAGGGTATTCGCTGCACTCCTTCGCAGTGGCGACTGACTCGGATGCCAGTTCCTACGACGACTACGTTCAGGCTCTCGAAGGAAGTGTGGAAGAGCTGTTCGAGCAATTCCTTGTAGGGGGTTCCGGAACCGCTCTACGATAG
- a CDS encoding DUF5797 family protein: MAPRGSEYRDFEEYEEDRLSGKDTLEQLLLMDSELANYAHLDRYIGPLHPADLQFMRDAYDELFSEFIGERLGTGEQAADDGAGFAEFREGIADLNRTLRTHHSGELDVLAESAERLLTKYLRRNGLDPSQMELDHMNRDGTLYLLELYATALQQEVHGDADLLTKLQSAVDKYNELDHEELVDSLRYPVLMVSLWKNQREGLEAWLSTGRHGVLEMATATGKTVAGIGAIAQLCGVLPNHNFDVWEQAERTEDASIAVIAHSNAILSQWEREIRDLLGLNISGADRSGQPETLEFSTGSVDFHTIHSIQPRYGGAPERTYDLVICDEAHHYSNTGEGGFGAALDDVDTEAMLGLSATLGREGGKKRSELESLLGEVVYTYSVEDAQQDGVIPDFEWTVHPTALETSEADEWEQKTNRITNLFKTVRYSDKSTALVRRLDVPFNEFQDMGDFIRAHKAANIEQATVPDSWQNLHAAIMDRNMIRHRSRPKLDAAIRLAENYLTAEGEGIKIVMFTMNIAMVDEIEDQLSSVCDDVYAVHSQVASSTKKKDQIVRNRIDRFKDADNGVLVAPKLLDEGIDVPDAEVGINVAGTKTELQLIQRMGRILRRHGDQRPHFHHYVAVPDEQHLDGVDGKAFAQELHWVRELGERIGQQPDFESAAIDPAVVARAKRRGNELWAEELVDEESVETIDGPLNLQEIIDTVTVPVANAFLEYIDFEDGGLSERQWETAMQYVREQSVLSPSDLQQLWWLYPIYQDEPITLKRLLTAAREKQTDLEEIEITTSQTTGLESSTSPSTDSTDTDDNGPISKDPDSGAKYTTGGALSRDDDTDEEEDTAETAVERPNAELRAEYDLSMQDLQRLHDIHEVQPTKNAELCSLWGYSSGSDLYSYLRQSLLEYFERNENGLIVLNDDGEGIVSKSREER; the protein is encoded by the coding sequence ATGGCACCAAGGGGCTCGGAGTACCGGGACTTCGAGGAGTACGAGGAAGACCGTCTCTCGGGGAAAGATACGTTAGAACAGCTGCTGCTGATGGATAGTGAGCTCGCGAACTACGCTCATCTCGACCGGTATATTGGCCCATTACACCCGGCGGATCTACAGTTCATGCGGGACGCGTACGACGAACTCTTCTCTGAGTTCATCGGTGAACGACTCGGTACAGGAGAGCAAGCAGCCGACGATGGGGCGGGATTCGCCGAGTTCAGAGAAGGAATCGCGGACCTGAATCGGACCCTGAGAACCCATCACAGCGGAGAGCTCGATGTTCTTGCGGAATCGGCAGAGCGACTCCTAACCAAGTATCTCCGACGGAATGGCCTCGACCCGAGCCAGATGGAGCTCGACCACATGAACCGGGATGGAACGCTCTATCTGTTAGAGCTCTATGCGACGGCACTCCAACAGGAGGTACACGGCGATGCGGATCTCCTAACCAAACTCCAGAGCGCGGTCGACAAGTACAACGAGTTAGACCACGAGGAGCTTGTCGATTCCCTCCGGTACCCGGTGTTGATGGTCTCACTCTGGAAGAACCAGCGCGAAGGCCTTGAAGCATGGCTGTCTACAGGCCGACACGGCGTTTTGGAGATGGCGACGGCTACAGGAAAAACGGTCGCCGGTATCGGGGCAATCGCGCAGCTCTGTGGCGTTCTCCCGAACCACAATTTCGACGTTTGGGAACAAGCCGAACGGACAGAAGACGCGTCCATCGCCGTCATCGCGCACTCGAACGCGATTCTGAGCCAGTGGGAGCGAGAAATCCGGGATCTCCTAGGTCTGAACATTTCCGGTGCGGATCGCAGTGGCCAACCCGAGACGTTAGAATTCTCGACTGGGTCCGTCGATTTCCATACAATCCATTCAATACAGCCTCGATACGGTGGCGCACCCGAGAGGACGTATGACCTCGTCATCTGTGACGAGGCCCATCACTACTCGAACACGGGTGAGGGTGGGTTCGGAGCTGCCCTTGACGACGTCGATACCGAGGCGATGCTGGGGCTCTCAGCGACGCTCGGTCGTGAAGGAGGGAAGAAGCGATCTGAGCTTGAATCTCTTCTCGGCGAGGTCGTCTACACGTACTCTGTCGAAGATGCCCAGCAGGATGGCGTCATTCCGGACTTTGAGTGGACTGTTCATCCAACCGCCCTCGAAACCTCTGAAGCCGATGAGTGGGAACAGAAGACCAACCGCATCACGAACCTCTTCAAGACCGTTCGCTACTCCGATAAGTCAACGGCGCTCGTGCGCCGTCTCGATGTACCGTTCAATGAGTTCCAGGACATGGGGGATTTCATCCGCGCACACAAGGCTGCGAACATCGAGCAAGCCACCGTCCCGGACTCGTGGCAGAATCTCCACGCCGCAATCATGGACAGAAACATGATTCGACATCGCTCCCGCCCTAAACTTGACGCCGCAATCAGGCTTGCGGAGAACTACCTTACTGCGGAGGGAGAGGGCATCAAAATCGTAATGTTCACAATGAACATCGCGATGGTGGACGAGATCGAAGATCAACTCTCCAGTGTCTGTGACGACGTGTACGCAGTCCACAGTCAGGTCGCATCGTCTACCAAGAAGAAAGACCAGATCGTCCGGAATCGCATCGACCGCTTCAAAGATGCCGATAACGGCGTGTTGGTCGCACCGAAGCTACTCGATGAGGGTATCGACGTTCCGGATGCGGAAGTCGGAATCAACGTCGCCGGAACGAAAACGGAGCTCCAACTCATCCAACGGATGGGGCGGATTCTCCGGCGACACGGCGATCAACGACCGCACTTCCATCACTACGTCGCCGTTCCTGACGAGCAGCATCTTGATGGCGTCGACGGGAAGGCATTCGCTCAGGAACTTCACTGGGTCCGAGAGCTCGGGGAACGAATCGGCCAGCAGCCCGATTTCGAGTCGGCAGCAATCGACCCGGCCGTCGTTGCTCGTGCAAAGCGGCGAGGGAATGAACTCTGGGCCGAGGAACTCGTCGACGAGGAATCCGTCGAAACAATCGACGGGCCACTTAACCTCCAAGAGATCATCGATACCGTAACGGTCCCGGTTGCCAACGCATTCCTCGAGTACATCGACTTCGAAGACGGTGGGCTCTCGGAACGCCAGTGGGAGACAGCAATGCAGTATGTCCGCGAGCAGTCGGTTCTCTCACCTAGTGACCTCCAACAGCTCTGGTGGCTCTATCCGATCTACCAAGACGAGCCGATAACTCTGAAACGTCTTCTCACAGCGGCTCGAGAGAAACAGACGGATTTAGAGGAGATCGAAATAACCACCTCACAGACGACCGGTTTAGAATCATCTACCTCGCCAAGCACAGATTCAACGGATACTGACGACAACGGCCCGATCTCGAAAGACCCGGACTCAGGTGCGAAGTACACGACAGGCGGGGCGCTGAGTAGAGATGATGATACAGACGAAGAGGAGGATACTGCTGAGACAGCGGTGGAACGTCCAAACGCCGAGCTCCGGGCAGAGTACGATCTATCGATGCAAGACCTCCAGCGCCTCCACGACATTCATGAGGTCCAGCCGACGAAAAACGCAGAACTATGCTCACTCTGGGGATACAGTTCTGGATCAGATCTCTACAGCTATCTCCGCCAGTCCCTGCTCGAGTATTTCGAGCGAAATGAGAACGGCCTCATTGTGCTCAACGACGACGGTGAAGGAATCGTATCCAAGAGCCGCGAGGAGCGGTAA
- a CDS encoding DUF2254 family protein, translated as MSELNWRRLLRGRFEPLIVRYVALSISTAMVFATLTVLLNPAVENENITALLTTLATAEASVLAIVFSVTVVALQLVVTRYSARLTSLFVKEPLFRTTFALFVGAIAFNLLAVYLLPIQNSRLVNASVGIAFALAAVSTFALYRFILLMIQRSSPDDLISVLVERELAPHEYLPETVAEFHEIEVHPIRPLHRTITRAIELGEYQTAEQGIDGLQAVLLRTYGYLESECSKEEAAQYATVVSTEVLTEYIPPILEQSYTHEQYDLVSGAVGNVEAVALDGLDRGFTNVTKDAAEGLGDAFDTAPLTWEGNRLRDPVKESLLELTKAAARDANYPAFRDVFHPLDMQMTVLLRRRPDTNVTHSLVGDYYSREIVEIFEVLVDRYGPAVRDQEINWISPTKERKWTLPDEAKPLRHFWREYASFTETVLRYRVSEEEYPFVEGSIDDGWRQFAKRAANSGIDDLATLCCITTIQLAYRVDQLEDGRLGMWTSNLARLRLDYDPAIVDRAFELLKAGKQPEGQNISVRTVNLASTDTDEGFFERFFSTGEEDTPFEKWLVELEKDVYERMEELRERE; from the coding sequence ATGAGTGAACTAAACTGGCGGCGACTACTTCGGGGGCGATTCGAACCTCTAATCGTCCGATATGTTGCCCTATCCATTTCCACGGCTATGGTCTTCGCGACGCTAACCGTTCTTCTAAATCCAGCTGTCGAGAACGAGAATATCACAGCGTTGCTGACAACCTTGGCTACGGCAGAAGCCTCGGTTCTGGCGATCGTATTCTCCGTGACCGTCGTCGCCCTGCAACTTGTTGTGACGCGGTATTCCGCCCGTCTCACCTCACTCTTCGTCAAGGAGCCTCTGTTCCGCACAACATTCGCGCTCTTCGTTGGCGCAATAGCGTTCAACCTGCTCGCTGTCTATCTACTCCCGATACAGAATAGCCGCCTAGTGAACGCGTCCGTTGGGATCGCCTTTGCGCTGGCTGCCGTTTCGACGTTTGCACTCTACCGATTCATCCTGTTGATGATCCAGCGCAGCTCGCCAGATGACCTCATTTCCGTATTAGTTGAACGAGAGCTTGCACCCCATGAATACCTCCCAGAGACCGTTGCGGAGTTCCACGAAATCGAGGTACATCCGATCCGCCCCCTGCACCGAACTATTACTCGGGCAATTGAGCTAGGGGAATATCAAACCGCAGAACAGGGAATCGACGGGCTTCAGGCGGTACTCCTTCGGACCTACGGGTACCTCGAGAGCGAGTGCTCAAAGGAGGAGGCTGCCCAGTATGCTACGGTCGTTTCGACCGAGGTCCTCACGGAGTATATCCCGCCGATCTTGGAGCAGTCATACACCCACGAACAATACGACCTGGTTTCAGGCGCAGTCGGCAATGTGGAGGCGGTCGCTCTCGACGGGCTTGACCGCGGCTTCACTAACGTCACTAAGGATGCTGCTGAGGGGCTCGGAGATGCATTTGATACGGCGCCCTTGACGTGGGAGGGGAATCGGCTTCGAGACCCGGTCAAAGAGTCGCTACTTGAGCTAACAAAAGCCGCAGCGAGAGATGCCAACTACCCGGCGTTTCGAGACGTCTTCCATCCGTTGGATATGCAAATGACGGTTCTCTTGCGACGCAGACCAGATACAAACGTCACGCACAGTCTCGTCGGAGACTATTATAGCCGAGAAATAGTCGAGATATTCGAGGTTCTCGTCGACCGGTACGGGCCTGCTGTGCGAGACCAGGAAATCAATTGGATTTCCCCTACCAAAGAGCGAAAGTGGACTCTTCCTGATGAGGCGAAGCCCCTCAGACACTTCTGGCGGGAATATGCCAGCTTCACAGAAACAGTTCTGCGGTATCGCGTCTCAGAAGAGGAGTACCCGTTTGTTGAAGGCTCGATCGATGATGGCTGGCGACAGTTTGCAAAGCGTGCTGCCAACAGTGGAATCGATGATCTGGCAACCCTATGCTGCATTACGACGATTCAGCTTGCTTACCGTGTCGACCAGCTCGAGGACGGTCGCCTTGGGATGTGGACCAGCAACCTTGCTCGACTCAGACTAGACTACGATCCAGCCATCGTCGACAGGGCATTCGAACTTCTGAAGGCAGGCAAACAGCCAGAGGGCCAAAATATCTCGGTTCGGACCGTTAACCTGGCGTCGACAGATACTGATGAGGGATTCTTTGAACGGTTCTTCAGCACTGGAGAGGAGGACACCCCTTTCGAGAAGTGGCTCGTTGAGCTCGAGAAAGACGTATACGAGCGAATGGAGGAGCTCCGAGAACGAGAATGA